The Sporosarcina ureae genomic sequence ATAAGCTTGGTAGAATGCGGAAAATACGTTGGGGCCCACGGACGGTAGACTTGGATATCTTGCTTTATAACGAGGAACATATCCAATTGGAGAATTTGATCATTCCGCATATACGAATGCAAGAGCGTGCATTCGTGCTTGTTCCACTAGTTGAGATTAATGGGGATGTAAAGAATCCTATAACAGGAACACGTTATCGTGAAGAGCTGGCGATAAAGGAAGACGGAGTGAATCTTTGGAAAAAGGTTGGACAAGTCGAAGAGTTTTTACAATAAGATTGAACATAAATGGCCAAACTGCTCTATAATAGGGCAGTTTTTTCTATACAATGGAACGAGATAACTGTTTGTCCTTTTGTTAGGCCTGGAATTTGTGTACAATAGTTGCAGACGACCGATCCTAAGGAGAGGGACGGTCAAAGTATGAAGGAGTGAAAGGGAATGTCCAATATGGATGAAATGAATGATCAGCTTTTGGTGAGACGCCAGAAGATGAAAGATATACGGGAAGATGGTTTGGATCCGTTTGGTCAGCGTTTTGAACGCACGCACCTAACAAACGAGATTCGCTCTACATATGAAGAGCAATCAAAAGAAGAGTTGGAAGAAAACGAGCATGAAGTAACTATTGCTGGTCGTATCATGACAAAGCGTGGAAAAGGCAAAGCAGGATTTGCTCACATTCAAGATCTTGGAGGTCAAATCCAGATCTACGTACGTCAGGATGCTATCGGTGAAGAAGCTTATAAGCTATTTACATTTGCGGACCTTGGAGACATTGTAGGTGTTCAAGGTATTATCTTCAAAACAAAAGTAGGAGAACTTTCTATTAAAGCAACAAAGTTTACGTTCTTGACGAAAGCTTTGCGTCCGTTGCCTGAGAAGTTCCATGGTTTACAAGATGTAGAACAACGTTATCGTCAGCGCTACTTGGATTTAATATCAACAGAAGGTAGCAAAGAAACATTCATTATGCGTAGCCGAATCATTCAATCGATGCGTCATTACTTAGATGGACAAGGCTTCCTTGAAGTAGAAACACCTATGCTTCATGCAATAGCAGGAGGAGCGGCGGCCCGCCCATTCGTTACACATCACAATACACTTGATATGACGTTGTATATGCGAATCGCTATCGAACTGCATTTAAAGCGCCTGATCGTTGGAGGCCTTGAGAAAGTATATGAAATTGGACGTGTATTCC encodes the following:
- the folK gene encoding 2-amino-4-hydroxy-6-hydroxymethyldihydropteridine diphosphokinase, with amino-acid sequence MNNAYLSLGSNIGNRLEHLQQAVQMLNEHSSIQVLLVSSIYETEPVGLTEQAKFLNIVIKLGTTLEATELLSVCQSIENKLGRMRKIRWGPRTVDLDILLYNEEHIQLENLIIPHIRMQERAFVLVPLVEINGDVKNPITGTRYREELAIKEDGVNLWKKVGQVEEFLQ
- the lysS gene encoding lysine--tRNA ligase, coding for MSNMDEMNDQLLVRRQKMKDIREDGLDPFGQRFERTHLTNEIRSTYEEQSKEELEENEHEVTIAGRIMTKRGKGKAGFAHIQDLGGQIQIYVRQDAIGEEAYKLFTFADLGDIVGVQGIIFKTKVGELSIKATKFTFLTKALRPLPEKFHGLQDVEQRYRQRYLDLISTEGSKETFIMRSRIIQSMRHYLDGQGFLEVETPMLHAIAGGAAARPFVTHHNTLDMTLYMRIAIELHLKRLIVGGLEKVYEIGRVFRNEGMSTRHNPEFTMIELYEAYADYNDIMELTENLVAHIAQEVLGTTTIQYGDDQIELAPRWKRLHMADAVKEFTGVDFWQQLTKEQAHELAKEHNVQVTPSMEVGHVLNEFFEQKVEEELVQPTFIYGHPVEVSPLAKKNPEDPRYTDRFELFIVRREHANAFTELNDPIDQRERFESQLVEKEQGNDEAHEMDEDFITALEYGLPPTGGLGIGIDRLVMLLTNSQSIRDVLLFPQMRPKD